The segment CTTTAAGTCGATAAGCAAGGGGTCGATCCGGGCATCGGATCCGATCGGCCTGGCGCGATTTTAACCAGGCGGGAGGTGGCTGTTGCAACGAGCACGATGTTATTTATTGGGTGAACGCGCTGTCGTGCTGGAGCTGGAACCGCCGGTCTCGCTGGAAAGCCAGCAGCGTATCTGGGGGCTGACCCAGCGGCTGCACGCCTACGACAGCGTGCTGGAGGTGATCCCCGGCATGAACAACATCACCCTGCTCCTGCGTGACCCCCAGCAGAATGCGCTGGATGCCATCGAGCGGCTGCAGCGCTGGTGGGAAGAGAGCGAGGCGCAGCTGCCCGAGTCACGGCAGGTCGCAATCCCGGTGATCTACGGCGGCGAGGCGGGGCCCGATCTCGCGGTCGTGGCGGACCAGGCCGGGCTGACGCCCCCTCAGGTTGTTGAGCTGCACAGCAGCAGCGAGTATGTGGTCTTCTTTATCGGCTTCCAGCCCGGATTTCCCTATCTTGGCGGGCTGGATCCGCGTCTTCACACGCCGCGCCGGGCGGAACCCAGAGTCACTGTCCCCGCCGGATCGGTGGGTATCGGCGGCAGCCAGACCGGCGTCTATCCGCTCGCCTCGCCGGGTGGCTGGCAGCTGATTGGCCAGACGCGCACGGCACTGTTTGATCCGCAACGGCAACCGCCCGTTCTGCTCCGTCCCGGCGACCGGGTCCGCTTT is part of the Pantoea sp. Ep11b genome and harbors:
- the pxpB gene encoding 5-oxoprolinase subunit PxpB, translating into MQRARCYLLGERAVVLELEPPVSLESQQRIWGLTQRLHAYDSVLEVIPGMNNITLLLRDPQQNALDAIERLQRWWEESEAQLPESRQVAIPVIYGGEAGPDLAVVADQAGLTPPQVVELHSSSEYVVFFIGFQPGFPYLGGLDPRLHTPRRAEPRVTVPAGSVGIGGSQTGVYPLASPGGWQLIGQTRTALFDPQRQPPVLLRPGDRVRFVPQQEGVC